A single window of Desulfovibrio psychrotolerans DNA harbors:
- a CDS encoding response regulator, with protein sequence MAEKYSIVIAEDHTLLREGLKSLLQSLPNVQVVGEASDGQMAVDICERCKPDMVIMDLSMPRMDGLKATKAIKRRNPHVRVLVLTVHGANEYVYSALSAGADGYMLKDATNEEFSLAIQSVLGGKAYLSPGIAADVVRGYLVGGASSESVNEWSQLTAREQEIFQLISEGYKNREIADMLVVSVKTVEKHRSNLMQKLGLHSAAELRALALERGMEIKRHAVG encoded by the coding sequence ATGGCCGAAAAGTATTCCATTGTCATAGCCGAGGACCACACCCTGCTGCGCGAAGGATTGAAATCCCTGTTGCAGTCGTTGCCGAATGTGCAGGTGGTGGGAGAGGCAAGTGACGGGCAGATGGCTGTGGATATCTGTGAGCGGTGCAAGCCGGACATGGTCATCATGGACCTGTCCATGCCGCGCATGGACGGATTAAAGGCGACCAAGGCCATCAAACGGCGTAATCCCCATGTTCGGGTGCTGGTGCTGACCGTGCATGGTGCCAACGAATATGTCTATTCCGCCCTTTCCGCCGGGGCGGACGGATACATGCTCAAAGACGCCACCAATGAGGAATTTTCACTGGCCATACAAAGTGTGCTGGGGGGAAAAGCCTACCTTTCTCCGGGCATTGCGGCAGACGTGGTGCGCGGCTATCTGGTCGGAGGAGCCTCGTCGGAATCCGTGAACGAATGGTCGCAGCTCACCGCCCGGGAGCAGGAGATATTTCAGCTTATTTCTGAAGGATATAAGAACCGCGAAATAGCGGATATGCTTGTGGTGAGCGTAAAGACCGTGGAAAAGCACCGTTCCAACCTCATGCAGAAGCTGGGGCTGCATTCCGCAGCGGAATTGCGCGCCCTTGCGCTTGAGCGCGGCATGGAGATTAAACGTCACGCGGTGGGATAG
- a CDS encoding Tim44 domain-containing protein codes for MRAQKDMQSITSPFRTGSGRCPLCLVAAGIIVLCLASAQAFAYDVRSGHVGTEAGAHSAAESAGTPASMASMDGRSDSEGGTAPRRGLVDGLLSGTLIGSLLTGSPFTGVGVADILLIVLLFVLGRRFLRIRTLPRDNEQPRAKGRPDNVTPFPRQSEDSPRDRHTPVSPDIPEDEPNPHLHARAADMWAHLKGNDEQGRTQQAPRKRSEGMLDAPPAQKEDRPLTARDAYRSPSEANLPPDFDAADFLKGAKMVFARLQHSWDARDMDDIAQFTTPEVHEEIRIQAEQDPAPSSSELLLVNARLMEVKQDENGLLATVFFDVLMRENVDGASTEQVREIWHFLKSAEYDGMWRLDGIEQVSS; via the coding sequence TGCCTTGTGGCGGCGGGCATCATCGTACTATGCCTCGCCTCTGCCCAAGCCTTTGCCTATGATGTTCGCTCCGGTCACGTGGGCACGGAGGCAGGCGCACACTCGGCCGCAGAAAGTGCCGGCACGCCGGCGAGTATGGCGAGTATGGACGGCCGCTCAGACTCTGAAGGCGGCACGGCCCCCCGGCGCGGCCTTGTGGACGGTCTGCTCTCCGGCACGCTCATCGGCTCCCTGCTCACGGGTTCGCCGTTTACAGGCGTAGGGGTGGCAGATATTCTGCTCATCGTGCTGCTGTTTGTGCTGGGGCGTCGTTTTCTGCGCATACGCACCCTGCCGCGCGACAATGAACAGCCGCGGGCAAAGGGCAGGCCGGACAACGTTACCCCCTTTCCCCGCCAGTCGGAAGACAGCCCCCGCGACAGGCACACGCCCGTTTCGCCGGACATTCCTGAAGACGAGCCCAATCCGCACCTGCACGCCCGTGCGGCAGACATGTGGGCGCACCTGAAAGGGAACGATGAACAGGGGCGCACGCAGCAGGCCCCCAGAAAGCGGTCCGAAGGAATGCTGGACGCTCCCCCCGCGCAAAAGGAAGACCGCCCTCTCACCGCTCGCGATGCCTACCGCTCTCCATCAGAGGCTAACCTGCCGCCGGACTTTGACGCGGCTGACTTTCTTAAAGGGGCAAAAATGGTTTTTGCCCGCCTGCAGCATAGCTGGGATGCCCGTGACATGGACGATATCGCCCAGTTCACCACCCCGGAAGTGCACGAAGAAATCCGCATACAGGCGGAACAGGACCCGGCTCCTTCAAGCTCGGAACTGCTGCTGGTCAATGCGCGGCTTATGGAAGTGAAGCAGGACGAGAACGGTCTGCTGGCAACGGTCTTCTTCGATGTGCTGATGCGGGAAAACGTGGACGGAGCGAGCACGGAGCAGGTGCGGGAGATATGGCACTTCCTGAAAAGCGCAGAGTACGACGGCATGTGGCGTCTGGACGGCATTGAGCAGGTGTCATCCTAA